The following is a genomic window from Labeo rohita strain BAU-BD-2019 chromosome 11, IGBB_LRoh.1.0, whole genome shotgun sequence.
AGTTTTCATTCTTTAACctctaaattgcattttatgactatttttgtCTGACTGCTTCAATACCAAGGCTATTCTGTACTTATCCACTTAGAATTCTGAAACATTTCACAAAGAATTCAAATATTTTGGTAATATTCTTATGTTACTACAGCATGtgatttgaccaaaaaaaaacttagcCCCTTAGCAGCTGAAGAGTTACCTGTATAAAACATCTACTACTGTAATCTACAACTGTGGGCAGAAAATTAGACTTTCTCTGATAGGCCAAGAGCAGTGTTGGAGGACAATAATCTTTCAGGTCAGAGAAGaatcataaatgtgtttaatagcAGTATTTCATAGAGCCCGTCTGCATGGAGTGTAtgagataattaaaaaaaaataagactgtAACAAAGTATTGTCTAGTAACATGGAGAGATTTAGTTTAGTGCAAGTTTAGATCTCTTGTCACCACCTTGTGGAGAGAAAGCGTTATGGCACCCAGTGATATCAGTATTATGTCTAGCAATGGCTGCTCTATCACATGCAAGAACTGCACAGCACTACACTTCAAATAGCATGACAATATTACCTTGCAGAGTTACATTATTAGTATTTGGTCCCACCTGTAAATAATTCCAGATTGGCATGATGTGTATGGACATCTTCACGTTTGATGCTGTCTTCAGGAATGCTGTGATTGTTAGATGTCCTGTTCGGCAATGGACAGGATGCTTTCACTTGACTATAAGTGTCATTCCCAAAGTCACCTGGGCCTAGAGAAAAGGCCTGTTTGAATTCAtactgtgtatgtgtttgtccTGGGGAAAATGTTTCAATCACCAGGGTTCCATGTTTGCAACCGAACTTACTCTTGTCACATTCTCTCATTTCTCTTGTATCTAAATCTGAGCTGCCACATGAAGCCCAGTGTGGCTTGTTCTGATTGGGTTGTATTGCAGAGTTTAGCACTTTTCGCATATGTTGTGATTCTGCAGAAGTCTTTTTCTCACAGATACAAGTTCTGAGCTGTGTAGTTGTCTTTGTTTGAACACTTTCACAGTTTCCTGGTAATGTGACTGACATGAGGTGGCCTGTTTCATTTGGCTCCACTGGTTTAGTATTTGTTATAGTTTGAATGTGATTCGTCTCCGTTAGACAGAACAGTTCTTTATCTCTAATTATCTCTGTCAGTGTTTGGTCCTCAGAGCTGTCCGAATCTTGGTTATGGACAGACCAGTTTTGGGGTTCTTTGTCATTTCCTCTTCTAGAACAGCTGTTGTCCACTAAATGAGGTTCACTTAGTTTGTCTGCAGCCACTAGTTTGTGGTGTGTCTCTGTCATAGCATCAAACACATCAGATTTTCTCTCATGTGAATTCTCAGGTATCTTCTGTGGTTCATACAACTGTTCAGGTGAATTTTTACTGTAATCCACTGAGGCTGAAATATGAACCTTTGTTTGTGGATGTGACCAAGATGAAATGCATTGAGGGCTTCCATTTGCAAAATTTGTATCATTTTGAGAGTTTAAACTGCAAACAATTTCTGCTTTGTTTACTGGACTGGCAGATTCACAGTTGGAACCGTTCTTTTTGCTCATCTCACCATTATTTATCATTTCCTGTGCCATGCATACACGAGTCACATCACTGCTATATACCTCCTGTGAAAGTGTTGTCTGGTTTGTTAAAGTGCTTAAAGTTGATGTTTCAATATGAGGCTCTATAAGTGCTAACTGTTCATCAGAAATGAGCTGCATGACAATCTGGAGGTCAGCTGTTCGTACATAAAATGTGTTCTGAGCCTGTGTTGAACCATTTAATAGTATCATTTTTCCTTCAGACTGGGACCCTTGAAAGTCACCAGTGGCAATTTTAGAGGCGGTGCTGTGCACCGTGGATTTGGTGTCTGCAGTAAGACCAAGGGGTTTTCCTGATTCAATCACAGAGGAGGCAGAACAGTTTTGTTCTGTAGGTGTCGTCGTTATTGAAGAAGAGGTTTGTAGACCAGATTCTGAACAATAACTCACTGTTGAAGTGTTCATTGATGTAACAGGCTGAGTGTTCTCTGAGGTTATTAATATAGATGATACAGAACCTGTTAACTGGTTTTCCACCACACGTGTTGCACATTTGCTCTGCAGCAAAGATGTTTGATGCTGCACTGGTGGAGAAACAAGTGAAATTGATGTAGGCACGGTAGACTGAAGTGTCAGGACTTTGGATAAAGTGTTTGTTTGATTTAGCTCTGAACAGGAAACCGATAGCATAGGTATTGAGGTTGCAGCACACAATACATCTTGCTTACTCTGGTCTAAGGTTGTGACTACTGAAACACCCTGACACTGCTTTGAGGATAGTACACTATTCTCAAGATTACTCTGTACTGTAGTTTGGCAGCTTTGTCTGAGAGCTGGAATGTTTGAGCAAATGCTATGTGCTAAAGTGGAGCCAGAACAAGAAGCCGACACTCCATCTGTGGAACACGGAATCTTCAGCTGGTACTTGGGAGGAAAGCTGGTCTTGGCTTTAGGGACAGTAGGGCTGCTGATAGAACCAGACGGGGTGCCAGATGTCCCACTCACATTGATAAAACAAAAAGCAGGGCTACGAGTATTACCAGGGAACTGACTTGGATTTGAGAACTGATTTATGAAGCTACCCTGCAGGTGGAGATTTTGCATGTTGACCTTTTGTGCTGGAACTTCGATGGAACCGTGCGTTGCACAAGTTGACAGGGGTAACTGGCTAATTAAACCACACAGATTCGCCTCTCCAATTCTAGGATCTGAAATACTGAGCATCTGCACATCATTCCCAGTGCGCTGTTTCTTCCTTTCTGATGGGATATGGAAGTCAGTGTGTTGTGCTATTATTTCATCCCTTTCCATGTTTTCCCCcttattattttcaaagctGGTATATGACACTTTAGGGTCATTTTGTAAGGTCACAACAGAACAGGAAGTAAAGCTCAGAGACATAGATCCATTGTCTCTCTGTTGATTAATTTGAATTTCCAGGCTTTGTTCAGAGCTCAGTGTAGACTTTTTCGTCTTCAGTGGACAGTCTTTCTCAGTATTGTAGAGTTTTGTAAATGTCCCACCTTTGTAAGTGTGCCATTTTGTGTAGTCGAATTTTCTGGCTTTCTTCCTGTAATTTCCTTTTACAGTTGGCTCTGTTCCAACATCAGTACTGTCACCATCCGAGCTAAGGCTGCTAATACTACCTCTTTCAACTGGGGATACTTCTGCAGTGGGCAGACAATCTACCGCTACCTGCCTAACTAGTGAGCGATGACCTGGTGCTTGTTGGTCTGATGACCGTAATGGGTAAACATGCCCTGCACTACACCTTCTGCTAAGATGTAAATTCATTGCTCCATCAGTGGGTTTGCCACCCATAGCAAAGGGTAAAGAACTGCTTCGTGTTAATGGTGCATGCTCCAGGCCAGTGGAGTCCTGTGTAGGCACAGAGCTGTGAATTGCCCCACCTCCTCTGTCTTGATTATGTGAGCTTGAGGTGTGCTTGCTGCTCCTTATCTCAAAATGGAAGGAGTCTTTATATGTGTATGGCACAGGGAGATCAATGCTTCCTTGTTTTGACAATATTGTCTTTCTTGGCCGCACATTTTCCAGTTGTTTATTATCCACCAACACACTATTCTCATATATAAGCTTTGAAATACGTTCTTCCAGCTTTTGTTTCTCCTGAATGGACACCTTGGATTTGGGGTCAGGGGTCATCTCTGAGGGTGTTTGGGAGGTGCCTGGTTCCTGCCTTTCCATAGTGGTTTCTGTCAATGATTCCATACTGGGATCATGCAAACTTGCTCCAGGACTGCTGGATGAATGATGCTCACTGCTGTCACTGAAACCGGAGTCTGTACTGTCATGGCTTTGAGATTTTCCTCGGAACATGGGGGAATCCCATGGTTTGGAAAACAAAGCTTCCTGCCTCTGAAGAGGTATACGATTTGTAATCAGTGGTGTACATCCATCCTCACTCAGTACACTAGTCTGCTGGATAGCAGTATTATTTTTCATGCCATCTGATAATTCCACAGTTTTTCTCAAAGAATTTACCTTGTCTTGAAGTGCTGGTATTGTGCTTAATCCAACCACGGCAGCATTGTGTAATGCCCATTCTACAGACATTGTCTTAGCCTCTGTAGAGTCTACCTGACTTGGTATTGTCACTACAGGAAGAACTTCTTTACTCCTCTTTATATCAACTGAATCTTCACCATTCATCTCAGAGGATGGACTCGTATAGTCGTCCTTTAAACTCTCCATGCTCTCCTGGCTGCTGAAAGTGCCTTTGTCAGATTCGCTGGAAAGACGGGCATGAGCCTGGGTGCGCTTGTGTTTATAAAGGTTACTCTGTGTCTTGAAGGAAATGCCACAGGTAGTGCAGGGATATGGTCGCTCTCCTGTGTGGCAACGAAGATGTTTCTCAAGCACGCTGGGCTTCAGACAGTCCTTACCGCACTGTGGGCAAATATGCTTCCCAATAGACTTAGGTCTGGCTGATGTTGCTGGAGTCACTAGCCTTTGTTGTTGCAAAGCAGCCCTGCTGGCAATATGCAGTGTCAGAGAGGGCAGAGTCGAGTTGCTACACATCCTTGGCAGTAACAGTGGTACAACCGTTGCATCCTGCAAGGCTCCAGGTTGGGCCTGAGGATATGGCTGCAGGCCAGGGGCAGGAACGTTGTGGACATACATAGTCGTGAGAGGGGCCTTAACACGcatctcttcctctctctgtgCAGACACTGAACACGGAGGCTCAGTAGCTCTCACAAAGCTCTGCTTGCTAGTTGCCATGGTAACACAACCCTTGTGATGCTGGGAGACGGAGCTCACTAATTacctaaaaaaagaaacagtttcattatttttcgattttatttatttatttatttagttcattAGGCCTGGACTCTAGATCAAAGCATTCCTCCCCTAATTTAAATTGGAATGCAGGTAATAGGAAGCCAAATAAACCAAGATTTCACAACATATTACAAATCACCATTGTTTAAAGGGACTGAGAGGGTAGAACCTACAAAATGCATTAGAGCAGGCTGGTTAATCTGAATGTCAAAAGAAAATGATATGCCATCTTAATAATTGttgattattgatttatttgaaaagaaaaataaaaaaataaaacaataataataatttgctcATTGTAAGACTATGTTTACATTTGACAACAATTGCCTTTTCCTCTGCTCAGTTAagcatgaaaatataaaaatgtggtaAAGATACTTCAAGACGGCTTTAATTTTAAGTCTAGTAGAAATCTCATATTAAATGCGAACACATGGTCAATATTTGCATATTGCAGAAGCACCAGATGAGTATGAGCAGAAAATGGTGGTGGTAAAGTTATGACTCATTTCTAGAAAAACGATAACATCAAGGACCTCCTACCTAGACTAGATTATTTTCACATGTATGGAAATGCGTAAAAACACtttcttttaattcatttaaaaaataaatgaaactaaaaataaataaataactttgttcatccttttgtcttttaaattttctattttagttcTTATAACATGAATAAAGATTTATGATGATTCTTGGCTTGTGAGGTGCTTTAGCCTTTAAagttaaacaataaattacagAGAGGTTTGCAGAAGGTTTGTCATTAATTTGTCCCTGTCTTCTATTAAAACAAACCTGGCTCTACTGTTACATACTCATTAAACCTGATGCTGTACATTTTAGCTTGTTCACAAGATAGATACTATTAGACAAATGCAAATTGACAAATTACATCACTATGAATTCATGatttattgaatgaatgaatgaatgaatgaataaataaagtttgagaacaatcTGAGAGCCAAGATAAATTATatgaactaaaataacattactGTCCATCCCTATTTACTTGCAGAAATGAAGTTAAAGTTAAACAATACAGTTCTTTGTATTGTTCACATCCCTTAATCTGTGCCCTGTCTTCTATGTATCACATCATTACGCTTATAAAAGATTCCTATCAAGCTCGTCAAAAGATATGAAGAAGATCAGTCTGCATGCTCAAAGATAGTGCAATCATGGGTCACTCACCAGAGCTTGGAATTTAATGGTGACACGGCAGCAGCTAAAGATTGCCCAATTAAATCCACAATGTGGAAACAAAAATCCAGCTTTGGAACATTGCGAGGTAAAAAGAACAAGAGAGTAACAGAGAGCATGTGACTGTGGCACCCTCTCTCACC
Proteins encoded in this region:
- the znf831 gene encoding zinc finger protein 831, whose product is MATSKQSFVRATEPPCSVSAQREEEMRVKAPLTTMYVHNVPAPGLQPYPQAQPGALQDATVVPLLLPRMCSNSTLPSLTLHIASRAALQQQRLVTPATSARPKSIGKHICPQCGKDCLKPSVLEKHLRCHTGERPYPCTTCGISFKTQSNLYKHKRTQAHARLSSESDKGTFSSQESMESLKDDYTSPSSEMNGEDSVDIKRSKEVLPVVTIPSQVDSTEAKTMSVEWALHNAAVVGLSTIPALQDKVNSLRKTVELSDGMKNNTAIQQTSVLSEDGCTPLITNRIPLQRQEALFSKPWDSPMFRGKSQSHDSTDSGFSDSSEHHSSSSPGASLHDPSMESLTETTMERQEPGTSQTPSEMTPDPKSKVSIQEKQKLEERISKLIYENSVLVDNKQLENVRPRKTILSKQGSIDLPVPYTYKDSFHFEIRSSKHTSSSHNQDRGGGAIHSSVPTQDSTGLEHAPLTRSSSLPFAMGGKPTDGAMNLHLSRRCSAGHVYPLRSSDQQAPGHRSLVRQVAVDCLPTAEVSPVERGSISSLSSDGDSTDVGTEPTVKGNYRKKARKFDYTKWHTYKGGTFTKLYNTEKDCPLKTKKSTLSSEQSLEIQINQQRDNGSMSLSFTSCSVVTLQNDPKVSYTSFENNKGENMERDEIIAQHTDFHIPSERKKQRTGNDVQMLSISDPRIGEANLCGLISQLPLSTCATHGSIEVPAQKVNMQNLHLQGSFINQFSNPSQFPGNTRSPAFCFINVSGTSGTPSGSISSPTVPKAKTSFPPKYQLKIPCSTDGVSASCSGSTLAHSICSNIPALRQSCQTTVQSNLENSVLSSKQCQGVSVVTTLDQSKQDVLCAATSIPMLSVSCSELNQTNTLSKVLTLQSTVPTSISLVSPPVQHQTSLLQSKCATRVVENQLTGSVSSILITSENTQPVTSMNTSTVSYCSESGLQTSSSITTTPTEQNCSASSVIESGKPLGLTADTKSTVHSTASKIATGDFQGSQSEGKMILLNGSTQAQNTFYVRTADLQIVMQLISDEQLALIEPHIETSTLSTLTNQTTLSQEVYSSDVTRVCMAQEMINNGEMSKKNGSNCESASPVNKAEIVCSLNSQNDTNFANGSPQCISSWSHPQTKVHISASVDYSKNSPEQLYEPQKIPENSHERKSDVFDAMTETHHKLVAADKLSEPHLVDNSCSRRGNDKEPQNWSVHNQDSDSSEDQTLTEIIRDKELFCLTETNHIQTITNTKPVEPNETGHLMSVTLPGNCESVQTKTTTQLRTCICEKKTSAESQHMRKVLNSAIQPNQNKPHWASCGSSDLDTREMRECDKSKFGCKHGTLVIETFSPGQTHTQYEFKQAFSLGPGDFGNDTYSQVKASCPLPNRTSNNHSIPEDSIKREDVHTHHANLELFTGPVEDGTLKSLQFQRDPGTKSKESIPESGDGEIASTEDAVKNNICQGFKDNGKRDNRKEEAMACVEHQTSAQAHPHFSQEVSLHISEPFRHEKWGVSNNPEVSVCTNNLSQTCQLQGQGECDNTTRNDSLGEYLGSSPSQETSQQEISSPKFSNQTCRHLLGHPLKVNVMQNEFQKETQTRGPMSYWIYSKGSQVQTSKHKMNGTTVSASCGSSKTEAVNASITSSSAGSSSCNASHQMSSQELHTHQISPPAIHSNPTYAGNNSYLQHEDSNSSSDDEQKLVIELL